CGGGGTGCGGGTCGCGTTCTCGGTGACCTCGATGGTGCCGACCATCCCGGCCCCCTCGTGGGGGACACAGAAGTACTCGTAGGTGCCGGGGACGGTGAAGGTGTGTTCGTAGGTCGCGCCGCCCTCGATCGCGCCGCCGCGGTTCTGGAGCCAGGCGTCACTGGCGGCCTCGGTGCTGTCGAAGTCCCCCGAGGCGAAGAAGTCGGCCGAGTCGGGGATCTGATCGTCGTAGGCGGTGACGGTGTGGGCGGTCCCGCTGGTGTTGCGCCACA
This Halorientalis sp. IM1011 DNA region includes the following protein-coding sequences:
- a CDS encoding plastocyanin/azurin family copper-binding protein, with translation MRRRDFLASVGGTAVAVSVAGCSSSGGTGTSENEYDIGMSTSAFRPAEFAVAPGTTVVWRNTSGTAHTVTAYDDQIPDSADFFASGDFDSTEAASDAWLQNRGGAIEGGATYEHTFTVPGTYEYFCVPHEGAGMVGTIEVTENATRTPKDPGTDTDGTAIGTE